Below is a genomic region from Microbacterium galbinum.
GCCTCCCTCACCCGCGCCCCGATCAACGCCGCCCGTGCGCAGGCGTTCAGCCACCCGGTCTCGACCGGCGGCGTCGGCGCCAACCTCTTCGGCGCGGCCCTCGACCACCGCACCAGCCCCGAGTGGGCGGCCTGGGCGAACGGCGTGGCCGTGCGCGAGCTCGACTACCACGACACCTTCCTCGCCGCCGAGTACTCGCACCCCGGCGACAACATCCCGCCGATCCTCGCGGTCGCGCAGCACACCGGCGCCGATGGTCGGGCGCTCGTGCGCGGCATCGCGACCGGTTACGAGATCCAGATGGACCTCGTGCGCGCGATCTGCCTGCACAAGCACAAGATCGACCACGTCGCCCACCTCGGCCCGTCGGCCGCCGCCGGCATCGGCACGCTCCTCGGGCTCGACGTCGAGACGATCTATCAGGCCGTCGGCCAGGGGCTGCACACCACCACCGCCACCCGCCAGAGCCGCAAGGGCGAGATCTCGACGTGGAAGGCGCACGCCCCGGCCTTCGCCGGCAAGATGGCCGTCGAGGCGGTCGACCGTGCGATGCGCGGTCAGACCAGCCCCGCCCCGATCTACGAGGGGGAGGACGGCGTGATCGCATGGATGCTCGACGGCAAGGATGCCGCGTACGAGGTGCCGCTGCCCGCCGCCGGTGAGGCGAAGCGCGCGATCCTCGACTCGTACACGAAGGAGCACTCGGCCGAGTACCAGGCACAGGCGTGGATCGATCTGGCCCGCAAGCTCGGCACCGAGAACCCGGCCCTCCGCGACCCGGCGAACATCGAGGCGATCGTGCTGCACACCAGCCACCACACGCACTACGTGATCGGCTCGGGAGCGAACGACCCGCAGAAGTACGA
It encodes:
- a CDS encoding MmgE/PrpD family protein; protein product: MTVTHHVRVHRSDENLAREDQLAWKIAEVAADPVEVEQPVVDMIINRIIDNASVAAASLTRAPINAARAQAFSHPVSTGGVGANLFGAALDHRTSPEWAAWANGVAVRELDYHDTFLAAEYSHPGDNIPPILAVAQHTGADGRALVRGIATGYEIQMDLVRAICLHKHKIDHVAHLGPSAAAGIGTLLGLDVETIYQAVGQGLHTTTATRQSRKGEISTWKAHAPAFAGKMAVEAVDRAMRGQTSPAPIYEGEDGVIAWMLDGKDAAYEVPLPAAGEAKRAILDSYTKEHSAEYQAQAWIDLARKLGTENPALRDPANIEAIVLHTSHHTHYVIGSGANDPQKYDPTASRETLDHSIPYIFAVALQDGGWHHVDSYAPSRAGREDTVALWRKITTAEDAEWTRRYHSEDPDVKAFGGRVEFRLTDGSTVVDEIAVADAHPLGARPFARENYIAKFRLLAEPVLESAEIERFLELVQRLPELTAAEVGELSIVAKPGLLDAADAPKGLF